The Posidoniimonas polymericola genome has a segment encoding these proteins:
- a CDS encoding PilZ domain-containing protein, with the protein MTNDPWQSVVATVDMGAISSAATRPGASGGHDLRRRPRKEFPCRSQLTLDSRPGSLLGVSCRDISQTGVAVYSPCHALPLEQGVVTLHEGRTLRVRVRHCKRIGARCFLLGCDFEVDANGGPLAVFADTLSGVATV; encoded by the coding sequence ATGACCAACGACCCATGGCAATCCGTTGTCGCGACCGTCGACATGGGGGCGATCAGCTCCGCGGCGACGCGGCCCGGCGCCTCGGGGGGGCACGACCTCCGCCGCCGGCCCCGCAAGGAGTTCCCCTGCCGATCGCAGCTGACGCTCGACAGCCGCCCCGGGAGTCTGCTGGGCGTGTCCTGCCGCGACATCTCGCAGACGGGGGTCGCGGTGTACTCGCCGTGCCACGCGCTGCCGCTCGAGCAGGGCGTGGTCACCCTGCACGAAGGCCGCACGCTGAGGGTGCGGGTGAGGCACTGCAAGCGGATTGGAGCCCGCTGCTTCCTGCTCGGCTGTGACTTCGAGGTCGACGCCAATGGCGGCCCGCTGGCCGTCTTCGCCGACACACTCAGCGGTGTCGCGACGGTTTAA
- a CDS encoding HD-GYP domain-containing protein, which translates to MSTSSAPSSRLRSALPQPIPGFEPIESVVLARLGRWDLDLFIPGPKGGQPVLLRGAGVQVEGQRIETLVASLDGPVLVRSDDFQRLSSELLERLDELAGDESIPESDRFVMLQTAAAGEVEVAAGLINPTRFVGVSRQMGRAFNQLMQSGDLAPAEVYAIARHDHYTFSHITNVCCYALTLATALGIHDSADLEELAIGALLHDSGKRHIPVGVLRKKGRLTDQEWATIRQHPQRGFEDLANSGTLTLRQLLMIYQHHERIDGGGYPVGLVGAELHPWSRLLAVVDVFDALTGRRPYRRPCTTETALKHLQANAGKQFDAEMVDCWSTLMGGA; encoded by the coding sequence ATGTCCACCTCCTCCGCACCCTCCAGCCGACTCCGGAGCGCGCTGCCGCAGCCCATTCCCGGGTTCGAGCCGATCGAATCGGTGGTGCTGGCGCGGCTGGGCCGATGGGACCTCGACCTGTTCATCCCCGGCCCCAAAGGGGGGCAGCCGGTGCTGCTCCGCGGAGCCGGCGTGCAGGTCGAAGGGCAACGCATCGAGACGCTGGTCGCGTCGCTGGACGGGCCGGTGCTCGTCCGCAGCGACGACTTCCAGCGGCTGTCGTCTGAGCTGCTGGAGCGGCTGGACGAGCTCGCGGGCGACGAGTCGATCCCCGAGTCCGACCGGTTTGTCATGCTGCAGACCGCGGCCGCCGGTGAGGTCGAGGTCGCGGCCGGGCTCATCAACCCGACGCGGTTCGTCGGCGTGTCGCGTCAGATGGGCCGGGCGTTCAACCAGCTGATGCAGAGCGGCGACCTGGCGCCGGCCGAGGTCTACGCGATCGCCCGCCACGACCACTACACCTTCTCGCACATCACGAACGTCTGCTGCTACGCGTTGACCCTCGCCACGGCGCTCGGGATCCACGACAGCGCCGACCTCGAGGAGCTGGCGATCGGCGCCCTGCTGCACGACTCCGGCAAGCGGCACATCCCGGTCGGCGTCCTCCGCAAGAAGGGCCGCCTTACCGACCAGGAGTGGGCTACGATCCGCCAGCACCCGCAGCGCGGCTTCGAGGACCTCGCCAACAGCGGCACGCTGACCCTGCGCCAGCTGCTGATGATCTACCAGCACCACGAACGCATCGACGGCGGCGGCTACCCAGTTGGGCTCGTCGGCGCGGAGCTCCACCCCTGGTCCCGGCTGCTGGCGGTGGTCGACGTGTTCGACGCGCTCACCGGACGCCGCCCGTACCGCCGTCCCTGCACCACCGAGACGGCGCTCAAGCACCTGCAGGCGAACGCCGGCAAGCAGTTTGACGCCGAGATGGTCGACTGCTGGTCAACGCTGATGGGGGGAGCATGA
- a CDS encoding GNAT family N-acetyltransferase, which translates to MPAFRIRPEEANDPPAIDAVLRGAFPSQWEARLVESLRANNELSVSLVAFCRDHLTGHIAFSPLTLDGEPTSGVGLAPLAVQPSWQGRGIGAALITVGLEACLEQGFDFAIVLGEPGYYRRFGFEPATRWGLDSVYQAGDAFMAKSLRPGGLEGLGGLVRYASAFESL; encoded by the coding sequence GTGCCCGCATTCCGAATCCGTCCCGAAGAAGCCAACGACCCGCCGGCGATCGACGCCGTCTTGCGGGGGGCGTTCCCCAGCCAGTGGGAAGCCCGGCTGGTCGAATCGCTCCGCGCCAACAACGAGCTGTCGGTGTCGCTGGTCGCCTTTTGCCGCGATCACTTGACCGGGCACATCGCCTTCAGTCCGCTGACGCTCGATGGCGAACCGACCTCGGGCGTCGGGCTCGCGCCGCTGGCGGTGCAACCGAGTTGGCAGGGGCGGGGGATCGGCGCCGCGCTGATCACGGTCGGCTTAGAAGCGTGCCTGGAGCAGGGTTTCGATTTCGCTATCGTGCTCGGCGAGCCCGGGTACTACCGCCGGTTCGGCTTCGAGCCGGCCACCCGCTGGGGCCTCGACAGCGTCTACCAGGCGGGCGACGCGTTCATGGCGAAGTCGCTACGGCCGGGCGGCCTCGAGGGCTTGGGCGGGCTGGTCCGCTACGCGAGCGCGTTCGAGTCGCTCTGA
- the gyrA gene encoding DNA gyrase subunit A, producing MANDDEGNPGDPQNPAPREPGFDPAEQAIAQRLIDLPIEDELKDSYLTYAMSVIVSRALPDVRDGLKPSQRRILVAMNDLNLGPGSARVKCAKISGDTSGNYHPHGESVIYPTLVRMAQEWNMRNVLIDKQGNFGSIAGLPPAAMRYTEARMSPMASMMLEDLKLDTVDFIPTYDERHLEPTVLPSKFPNLLVNGSGGIAVGMATSIPPHNLGEVCRGVIALIDDPEITIPELMEHIPGPDFPTGGIICGRSGILRGYQTGRSTMTVRARTSIDESGKRTRILIHEIPYLQARDRVEERIAALANEGKIAGIADVRNESDLKEPVRLIIDLKRDADPDIVLNQLYKFSPLQDTFSLIFLSLVDGKPRVLNLREMLQEFVRHRVTVIRRRTQFLLAKARRRKHTVQGLLLAHANIDEVIRVIRASKTQPEAKTALMAIKTPGAMLQRALGDEGFAQFQEERGFAEEYSLTPVQADAILKMTLGQLVNLEQEKLTDEHTQLLIEIAGYLEILGDEARIYAIIREDMEAIASSKHADARRTEISHAEVGDVDIEDLIEEETMVVSISTNGYIKRTPASTYRAQRRGGKGIRGASVADDDPIEHLFVTSTHDYLLFFTNLGKVYWQKVYQLPELARDSKGRAVVNLLNFSEGERIADCRAIRDFDLPDHSLFMATRKGLVKKTELKAYSRPMKTGIIAIKLKEGDELVDVVVTKPGDEVLLATASGMAIRFNESDARSMGRNSSGVKGVRLGKNDSLVGMVVADPDATLLTATEHGYGKRTPFGPNAAEAGDGPSEGADEDEASSSAKYRTQGRGGKGVRDIKTTDRNGQVIGITRVMDDDELLMMTARGKIQRIKASDIGVIGRNTQGVRIMGLDDGDSLTAIVRVPAEETDDDAAADAAGEASGGDAAGNDAGGVEGAE from the coding sequence GTGGCCAACGACGACGAAGGAAACCCCGGCGATCCCCAGAATCCAGCTCCGCGGGAGCCTGGGTTTGACCCGGCGGAGCAGGCGATCGCCCAACGGCTGATCGACCTGCCGATCGAGGACGAGCTGAAGGACAGCTACCTGACGTACGCCATGAGCGTGATCGTCAGCCGCGCGCTGCCCGACGTCCGCGACGGCCTGAAGCCGTCGCAGCGCCGCATCCTGGTCGCGATGAACGACCTCAACCTCGGCCCCGGCTCGGCGCGGGTCAAGTGCGCCAAGATCTCTGGCGACACCAGCGGTAACTACCACCCGCACGGCGAGAGCGTCATCTACCCGACCCTCGTGCGCATGGCCCAGGAATGGAACATGCGCAACGTGCTCATCGACAAGCAGGGGAACTTCGGCAGCATCGCCGGCCTGCCGCCGGCCGCCATGCGGTACACCGAAGCCCGCATGTCGCCGATGGCGTCGATGATGCTCGAGGACCTAAAGCTCGACACGGTCGACTTCATCCCGACCTACGACGAACGCCACCTCGAGCCGACGGTCCTGCCGTCGAAGTTCCCCAACCTGCTGGTGAACGGCTCGGGCGGCATCGCGGTCGGCATGGCGACCAGCATCCCGCCGCACAACCTGGGCGAGGTCTGCCGCGGCGTGATCGCGCTGATCGACGACCCGGAGATCACCATCCCGGAGCTGATGGAGCACATCCCCGGCCCCGACTTCCCGACCGGCGGCATCATCTGCGGCCGCTCGGGCATCCTCCGCGGCTACCAGACCGGCCGCAGCACGATGACCGTGCGCGCCCGCACCAGCATCGACGAGTCGGGCAAGCGGACCCGCATCCTGATCCACGAGATCCCGTACCTGCAGGCCCGCGACCGGGTCGAGGAGCGGATCGCGGCGCTGGCCAACGAGGGCAAGATCGCCGGCATCGCCGACGTCCGCAACGAGTCGGACCTCAAGGAGCCGGTCCGCCTGATCATCGACCTGAAGCGCGACGCCGATCCCGACATCGTGCTCAACCAGCTCTACAAGTTCTCGCCGCTGCAGGACACGTTCAGCCTGATCTTCCTGTCGCTGGTTGACGGCAAGCCGCGGGTGCTGAACTTGAGGGAGATGCTGCAGGAGTTCGTGCGGCATCGGGTGACCGTCATCCGCCGCCGGACACAATTCCTGCTCGCCAAGGCCCGCCGCCGCAAGCACACGGTGCAGGGCCTGCTGCTGGCGCACGCCAACATCGACGAGGTGATCCGCGTTATCCGCGCCAGCAAGACGCAGCCCGAGGCAAAGACCGCCCTGATGGCGATCAAGACGCCCGGCGCCATGCTGCAGCGGGCGCTCGGCGACGAGGGCTTCGCCCAGTTCCAGGAGGAGCGCGGCTTCGCCGAGGAGTACTCGCTGACGCCGGTCCAGGCCGACGCGATCCTCAAGATGACCCTCGGCCAGCTGGTGAACCTGGAGCAGGAGAAGCTGACCGACGAGCACACGCAGCTGCTCATCGAGATCGCCGGCTACCTCGAGATCCTCGGCGACGAGGCGCGGATCTACGCCATCATCCGCGAGGACATGGAGGCGATCGCCAGCAGCAAGCACGCCGACGCCCGCCGCACCGAGATCAGCCACGCCGAGGTCGGCGACGTCGACATCGAGGACCTGATCGAGGAAGAGACCATGGTGGTCTCGATCAGCACGAACGGCTATATCAAGCGGACCCCGGCCAGCACCTACCGCGCCCAGCGGCGGGGCGGCAAGGGCATCCGCGGCGCGTCGGTCGCCGACGACGACCCGATCGAGCACCTGTTTGTCACCAGCACGCACGACTACCTGCTGTTCTTCACCAACCTCGGCAAGGTGTACTGGCAGAAGGTCTACCAGCTGCCCGAGCTGGCCCGCGACTCCAAGGGCCGCGCGGTGGTGAACCTGCTGAACTTCTCCGAGGGCGAGCGGATCGCCGACTGCCGCGCCATCCGCGACTTCGACCTGCCCGACCACTCGCTCTTCATGGCCACCCGCAAGGGCCTGGTGAAGAAGACCGAGCTGAAGGCCTACAGCCGCCCGATGAAGACCGGCATCATCGCCATCAAGCTCAAGGAGGGCGACGAGCTGGTGGACGTCGTCGTGACCAAGCCGGGCGACGAGGTGCTGCTGGCCACCGCCAGCGGCATGGCGATCCGCTTCAACGAGTCCGACGCCCGCTCCATGGGCCGCAACTCCAGCGGCGTGAAGGGCGTGAGGCTTGGCAAGAACGACTCGCTGGTTGGCATGGTCGTGGCCGACCCCGACGCCACGCTGCTGACCGCCACCGAGCACGGCTACGGCAAGCGGACGCCGTTCGGCCCCAACGCCGCTGAAGCCGGCGACGGACCCAGCGAAGGGGCCGACGAGGACGAGGCCTCGTCCTCGGCCAAGTACCGCACCCAGGGCCGCGGCGGCAAGGGCGTCCGCGACATTAAGACCACCGACCGCAACGGCCAGGTGATCGGCATCACCCGCGTCATGGACGACGATGAATTGCTCATGATGACCGCCCGCGGCAAGATCCAGCGGATCAAGGCCTCGGACATCGGCGTCATCGGCCGCAACACGCAGGGCGTGCGGATCATGGGCCTGGACGACGGCGATTCGCTCACGGCGATTGTCCGCGTGCCGGCCGAAGAAACGGACGACGACGCAGCTGCCGACGCGGCCGGTGAGGCATCGGGCGGGGACGCCGCCGGCAACGACGCGGGCGGGGTAGAGGGCGCCGAATAG
- a CDS encoding helix-turn-helix domain-containing protein produces the protein MPYSEVVQHFNSHRKDFTPYGFRCELWEPHRMPRPDRHEEVEINFLNEGSLVYILGGDHIRIGARQLTLFWAALPHQIVSFSGVTSYFVVTIPFDQFLQWGLPESFHTQLLVGDALTCDDPRQGAIDAMLLQRWHDDLIGASEEVREIVLLEIQARMMRLSQSMQRATPKQSTAAEDTRSKPLGSTLEKAERMACFIARNFAKPIRVADVASSVDLHPDYAATTFRKTFGVTLNTQIARHRVAEVQRRLITTDQPIIDIAYGAGFESISSFNRTFRNSTGMTPRAYRKQFQR, from the coding sequence TTGCCATATTCTGAGGTCGTGCAGCACTTCAATTCTCATCGCAAGGACTTCACGCCCTACGGGTTCCGGTGCGAACTTTGGGAGCCGCACCGCATGCCGCGGCCCGATCGGCACGAAGAGGTCGAGATCAACTTCCTCAACGAGGGGTCGCTGGTCTACATCCTGGGCGGGGACCATATCCGGATTGGCGCTCGCCAGCTGACGCTGTTCTGGGCGGCGCTCCCACACCAGATTGTTTCTTTCTCTGGGGTGACGTCCTACTTCGTGGTGACCATCCCGTTCGATCAGTTCTTGCAGTGGGGGTTGCCCGAGTCGTTCCACACGCAGCTGCTGGTGGGGGACGCCCTGACCTGCGACGACCCGCGGCAGGGCGCCATCGACGCGATGCTGCTGCAGCGGTGGCACGACGACCTGATTGGCGCCAGCGAGGAGGTGCGGGAGATCGTGCTGCTCGAGATCCAGGCCCGCATGATGCGGCTGAGCCAGTCGATGCAACGCGCCACTCCGAAGCAGAGCACGGCCGCAGAGGACACGCGATCCAAGCCCCTGGGGTCGACTCTCGAGAAGGCCGAGCGGATGGCGTGCTTTATCGCCCGCAACTTCGCCAAGCCGATCCGCGTCGCCGATGTGGCGTCGAGCGTCGACCTGCACCCGGACTACGCGGCGACTACCTTCCGTAAGACCTTCGGCGTGACGCTCAACACGCAGATCGCCCGCCACCGCGTGGCCGAGGTGCAGCGGAGGTTGATCACCACCGACCAGCCGATCATCGACATCGCCTACGGAGCGGGCTTCGAGTCGATCAGCAGCTTCAACCGCACGTTCCGCAACTCGACGGGCATGACCCCCAGGGCCTACCGCAAGCAGTTCCAGCGGTGA